From Haliotis asinina isolate JCU_RB_2024 chromosome 8, JCU_Hal_asi_v2, whole genome shotgun sequence, a single genomic window includes:
- the LOC137293601 gene encoding beta-1,3-galactosyltransferase 5-like encodes MFNCVFLKVMNKPRLRTKVMTLLAIFWCLVFIWVNTSYSDAEVLKWITLSDHKLKDPLLNRHQFSYTLNTGICRSRKADIVVIVHTAVENSLRRMKSRDTWAGIIQIGQHSIVTIFMVGQTMNSSMQRLLKQESQSNKDIVQGNFLDSYKNLTYKHVMALGWVNTHCPHVKLIVKTDDDVLVNLFNLALYIYKYGFQNDFLYCLSYTFAFPKRISGDKWYVGYKDYPFMMYPVFCSGAAYLVSPNAAIKLFQASSDIRFFWIDDLYVTGFLPLKVGLRHTQMIPGHGFVNTSTLTKNSMFLDAQHVWYSQWDYIIKSVPSTLFYKAAYLS; translated from the coding sequence atgtttaattgtgtattCCTTAAGGTGATGAACAAACCTAGGCTCCGGACCAAAGTTATGACATTATTAGCCATTTTTTGGTGTCTTGTCTTTATATGGGTAAACACAAGCTACAGCGATGCAGAAGTTCTTAAATGGATAACACTGTCAGACCACAAACTCAAGGATCCATTGCTCAATCGACACCAGTTCTCCTACACACTCAACACTGGAATCTGCCGGTCAAGAAAAGCAGACATTGTTGTCATTGTTCACACAGCCGTAGAGAATTCACTTCGGAGGATGAAGTCACGTGATACATGGGCAGGTATCATCCAGATAGGCCAGCATTCCATAGTAACTATCTTCATGGTAGGGCAAACCATGAACTCTTCTATGCAAAGACTGTTGAAACAAGAGTCTCAATCTAACAAGGATATTGTACAGGGTAATTTTCTGGACTCGTACAAAAACTTGACATATAAGCATGTCATGGCATTAGGCTGGGTTAATACCCATTGCCCACATGTTAAACTAATTGTGAAAACAGATGATGACGTGTTGGTGAATTTATTTAATTTAGCCttgtatatttacaaatatggaTTCCAGAATGACTTTTTGTATTGTCTGTCATACACATTTGCCTTTCCCAAGAGAATCTCCGGAGACAAGTGGTACGTGGGATACAAGGACTATCCATTCATGATGTACCCAGTGTTCTGCTCAGGTGCAGCATATCTTGTCTCGCCCAATGCAGCTATAAAGTTATTCCAAGCCTCAAGTGATATCCGTTTCTTTTGGATAGATGATTTATATGTGACTGGATTCCTGCCTTTGAAAGTCGGCCTGCGACACACTCAGATGATTCCTGGACATGGTTTTGTGAACACATCAACACTGACCAAGAACTCGATGTTTCTGGATGCTCAACATGTCTGGTACTCTCAGTGGGACTACATCATCAAGTCGGTTCCAAGCACACTCTTTTACAAAGCAGCGTATCTATCTTAA